TCACCTCCCGCCGGCAGAACATCGCCCACCTCGTCGGCAACCCGCAGTTCGAGTTCATGCGCCACGACATCACCTGGCCGCTCTACGTCGAGGTGGATCAGATCTACAACCTGGCGTGCCCCGCCTCCCCCGTCCATTACCAGTTCGACCCGGTGCAGACGACGAAGACGAGCGTGCACGGCGCGATCAACATGCTCGGGCTCGCCAAGCGCCTCAAGGTGCGCATCCTTCAGGCCTCCACCTCAGAGGTGTACGGCGACCCGGCGCAGCATCCGCAGACGGAGTCGTACTGGGGGAACGTGAACCCGATCGGCCCGCGGGCTTGCTACGACGAGTCGAAGCGTTGCGCGGAAACGCTCTTCTTCGATTATTACCGCCAGCATAAACTGCAAATCCGCGTGATCCGGATCTTCAACACGTACGGCCCGCGGATGCACCCCAACGACGGCCGGGTTGTGTCGAACTTCATCGTCCAGGCGCTCAAAGGGGAGCCGATCACGCTGTACGGTACGGGGAGCCAGTCGCGCTCCTTCTGCTACGTGGACGACCTTGTCACCGGGATGATCGCGATGATGGACCAGGACGAGCTGGTCGGGCCGGTCAACCTGGGCAACCCCGTGGAGTTCACGATCCTCGAGCTGGCGACGATGGTGAAGGAGCTCACCCGCTCGAAATCGGAGATCGTTTTCCTGCCGCTTCCGCAGGACGACCCGGTCCGCCGCCGCCCGGACATCACCCTGGCGAAGGCGAGGCTTCACTGGGAGCCGACGATCCCCCTGCGCGATGGCCTCACCCGCACGATCGATTATTTCAGGTCGCATTCAGGGGTCCTTGTGAAGTAACCCCCTCCCGGTCGACCCGCGCTCGTCATGAAAGAACGCCCCCTTCCGGGGGCGTTCGCATCTCCGGCCCCGGCGGCGGACCGGGTTTTGATGCGAGTCGGCCTGCCGGGAGTGGCCTGCCGGGAGTGTTCCCGCGGTGTTGCATCCCGCGCGATGGCATGGTACACATATTTATGTGAGAATGTCTTTTCCGGGGGGGCGCATGCGGAAGCGGAACGTGACGTTGTCGATGCCTACGGACCTGATCCGCCGCGCGAAGGCGCTCGCCGCCGCCCGGGACAAGTCCCTGAGCGAACTCCTGAGGGAATCGCTCGAGGAAAAGGTGTCCGAGGCCACCGGGTACCGGCAGGCGATGGAGCGGCAGTTGAGGCTCCTTGCGACCGGATTCGATCTCGGTCTGCGGGGAAAGGTCGCCTGGTACCGGGATTCGGTGCATGAAAGGGGTTAAGGTTTTTCTCGACACGAACCTCCTGCTCTATGCGTACGACGCCGGGTCGCCGGCGAAGCATGCCGTCGCCGTCCGGATCCTCGAAGATTTGTGGAAAAGCGGAAGCGGCATCCTCAGCACTCAGATCCTTCGGGAATTCTTCGTGAACGTCACGAAGAAGATCCCCAAGCCGATCTCCGTCGCGGTCGGCAGGGAGATCGTCGAGGACTTCCTGAAGTGGAAGATCGTCCCCGTGGAGGGTCGGACGATCCTGCGGGCGATCGACCTTCACGAAAAGCATAAATACGCCTTTTGGGATTCCCTCGTGATCCAGTCCGCCATCGAAGGCGGAGCCAGGTGGCTCCTCTCCGAAGACCTCCGGGACGGGCAAAAAATCGGGGACCTCACGATCCGGAACCCATTCCTTCACGAGTAGGAGCGGGACAGGCCTGGCATATGTGTGTGGACATCCCCCGACTTCTTGACGTGAGAGAACCGTCTCGGCTCGAAAGGGGACGACGGGAAAATGCCGCATTCCCGGATCTCCGCAAGACAAAGAATCCTGAAGCCGGTA
The Deltaproteobacteria bacterium CG2_30_66_27 genome window above contains:
- a CDS encoding NAD-dependent dehydratase; its protein translation is TSRRQNIAHLVGNPQFEFMRHDITWPLYVEVDQIYNLACPASPVHYQFDPVQTTKTSVHGAINMLGLAKRLKVRILQASTSEVYGDPAQHPQTESYWGNVNPIGPRACYDESKRCAETLFFDYYRQHKLQIRVIRIFNTYGPRMHPNDGRVVSNFIVQALKGEPITLYGTGSQSRSFCYVDDLVTGMIAMMDQDELVGPVNLGNPVEFTILELATMVKELTRSKSEIVFLPLPQDDPVRRRPDITLAKARLHWEPTIPLRDGLTRTIDYFRSHSGVLVK